Proteins encoded within one genomic window of Synergistaceae bacterium:
- the galU gene encoding UTP--glucose-1-phosphate uridylyltransferase GalU: protein MSVKKCLFPVAGLGTRFLPVTKELAKEMLPLVNRPIISYGVEEALASGCDEIIMITGRAKRSIENYFDRSFELENLLKSRGKEKLYNMMLEISNMADILYIRQREPLGLGHAVLCCEPVCRNEFFCVALPDDVFINDGGEPILAQLKHVHEIMGGSVIALEEVSESEVSRYGIAESQFSIENGRIHKIINMVEKPEKDKAPSKLAIMGRYILSPSIFPILSEIKAGVGGEIQLTDALKILAHHEPVWGVVYNGRRFDCGTQKGWLSANVKLALQDPELRDVILEAVNSQQN, encoded by the coding sequence TTGAGCGTTAAAAAATGTTTATTTCCTGTTGCTGGGCTGGGAACGCGATTTTTGCCAGTAACTAAGGAACTCGCAAAAGAAATGTTACCGCTTGTGAATCGTCCTATTATTTCATATGGAGTAGAAGAGGCTTTAGCTTCAGGGTGCGACGAAATTATTATGATTACTGGGCGCGCAAAACGTTCAATTGAGAATTATTTTGATAGGTCGTTCGAGCTTGAAAACTTGCTGAAATCACGCGGTAAAGAAAAATTATATAATATGATGTTAGAAATTTCCAACATGGCCGATATTTTATATATTCGTCAACGTGAGCCTTTAGGACTGGGACATGCTGTATTATGCTGTGAGCCTGTTTGCAGGAACGAATTTTTTTGTGTTGCGCTGCCTGATGATGTATTTATCAATGACGGGGGCGAACCGATTTTAGCGCAGTTAAAGCACGTTCACGAGATTATGGGCGGAAGTGTTATAGCTCTTGAAGAAGTCAGTGAGTCAGAAGTCTCGCGTTATGGCATAGCAGAGAGTCAATTTTCAATAGAGAACGGCCGAATTCATAAAATTATAAACATGGTCGAGAAGCCGGAGAAGGACAAAGCCCCCAGCAAATTAGCAATAATGGGACGTTATATTTTGTCGCCGAGTATATTTCCGATTTTGAGCGAGATAAAAGCAGGAGTCGGCGGAGAGATTCAATTAACAGACGCGCTGAAAATTTTAGCCCATCATGAGCCGGTCTGGGGAGTTGTCTATAACGGGCGAAGGTTTGACTGCGGGACACAAAAAGGGTGGCTAAGTGCAAATGTAAAGCTGGCATTACAAGATCCGGAATTAAGAGACGTTATACTTGAAGCGGTTAATTCACAGCAAAATTAA
- a CDS encoding phage antirepressor KilAC domain-containing protein: MNAQTKQLQLFKYNNNAIRTIAKNDGSIWFVAVDVCRVLGLQNIRQNMNALDNDEKMTVYNTYSHSGQRGGAQYMTFISESGLYALIFKSRKDEARDFSRWVRREVLPSIRQHGFYVNDKKINSLNSQDEIINEVLTELKFTREENKRLRAKIEQDKQRVALSNLLVGTAQSLTMQEASIFLRQHGIKNIGQNGLFKLFREMGLLGSRKGKQWNRPVGEAVNKGYFCLQINGGPSRVTTMITHKFLMKILDEFLKEQLPIVFMLNESDKEDAK, translated from the coding sequence ATGAACGCACAAACTAAGCAGTTACAACTCTTCAAATACAACAACAACGCAATACGCACTATCGCAAAAAATGACGGTTCTATATGGTTCGTGGCCGTTGACGTTTGCCGAGTATTAGGACTTCAAAATATCCGGCAAAACATGAATGCGCTTGACAACGACGAAAAAATGACCGTATATAATACATACAGTCATTCAGGACAGCGCGGAGGAGCTCAATATATGACTTTCATATCTGAGTCCGGCCTTTATGCTCTTATCTTCAAATCCCGTAAAGATGAAGCCCGTGACTTCTCCCGCTGGGTACGCCGTGAAGTATTGCCATCAATTCGCCAACACGGTTTTTACGTCAACGACAAAAAAATTAATTCTCTCAACTCTCAAGACGAGATTATTAATGAAGTATTAACCGAACTCAAATTTACCCGTGAAGAGAATAAACGGCTCCGCGCTAAAATCGAACAGGATAAACAACGAGTCGCACTCTCAAATTTATTAGTAGGCACTGCTCAATCTCTCACAATGCAAGAAGCCTCTATCTTTCTTAGACAGCACGGCATTAAGAATATCGGGCAAAATGGCCTCTTTAAACTCTTTCGCGAAATGGGACTCTTAGGAAGCCGCAAAGGTAAGCAGTGGAACCGCCCGGTCGGCGAGGCAGTTAATAAGGGTTATTTTTGTCTTCAGATTAACGGCGGGCCGTCTCGTGTTACTACTATGATAACCCACAAGTTTTTAATGAAGATACTTGACGAGTTTCTGAAGGAACAATTACCCATTGTTTTTATGTTGAATGAATCAGATAAGGAGGACGCCAAATAA
- a CDS encoding Lar family restriction alleviation protein has protein sequence MVDFTRIVRDSCKPCPFCGKKPRLFLDPLRGMIRLGCRNESCSIRPQVPLLVSPDGHGDLKHAINLWNKRINKKGD, from the coding sequence ATGGTAGATTTCACGCGTATAGTTCGGGACTCTTGCAAGCCCTGCCCGTTTTGCGGTAAAAAGCCCCGTTTATTTCTTGACCCTCTGCGCGGTATGATAAGACTCGGCTGCCGTAATGAAAGCTGCTCAATCCGTCCGCAAGTTCCGTTATTAGTTTCACCCGACGGACACGGCGATTTAAAACACGCTATTAATTTATGGAATAAGCGCATTAACAAAAAAGGAGATTAA